A stretch of Labilibaculum sp. DW002 DNA encodes these proteins:
- a CDS encoding transposase: protein MAEKFQNKYRIPSARLQNWDYGSNAMYFVTICTQNRECYFGDVVDGEMHLSEIGKIVEEEWLKTFEMRPDMCLQMDEYAVMPNHFHAIIVIGENQYNVQRKDAMHCVSTNNKFAPQSKNLAAIMRGFKSGVTVNARRIDADFAWQARFHDHIIRNDESFQRIRNYISENPVKWSNDKFYNIG, encoded by the coding sequence ATGGCAGAAAAATTTCAGAACAAATATAGAATACCATCAGCCCGTTTGCAAAACTGGGATTATGGATCGAATGCCATGTACTTTGTGACCATTTGTACGCAAAATCGGGAATGCTATTTTGGCGATGTTGTAGATGGGGAAATGCATTTATCTGAAATTGGAAAAATCGTAGAAGAGGAATGGTTAAAAACATTTGAAATGCGACCTGATATGTGTTTGCAAATGGATGAATATGCGGTGATGCCTAATCATTTTCATGCTATTATCGTAATTGGCGAAAATCAATACAATGTGCAGCGTAAAGACGCAATGCATTGTGTCTCTACAAACAACAAATTTGCACCCCAATCAAAAAATCTGGCAGCAATAATGCGTGGTTTTAAATCAGGGGTGACTGTTAATGCCCGTAGAATAGACGCCGATTTTGCTTGGCAAGCACGATTTCACGATCATATCATTCGAAATGACGAATCATTTCAACGAATAAGGAATTACATTTCTGAAAATCCGGTAAAATGGTCGAATGACAAATTTTATAATATTGGTTAA
- a CDS encoding tetratricopeptide repeat protein produces MRSKPMRSIVLLAIICGLISCNSKNEKTQEKIADNQELIEIYKADQGDRRTDKIDWNVVGKRDSIRKARVSELLDSNKVLTSQDYHHAAMLFQHGGDSIAYGMAVKLMKKSIELDSTANKWLLAAAIDRNLLSRQKPQIYGTQYWRMNDEPWEMRDMDTTLITDAERIEYGVGTLAQQKEKLKQMNRKKLNELVKEGKTTDELIQFIKSEDPDLSKYDISERGVNSFAYELWAQGKEKEALKVFKLNTELYPKGYNAFDSYGECLLKLGDKANAIKAYQKSLELNPKNKNAEKVLAEINS; encoded by the coding sequence ATGAGAAGTAAGCCCATGAGATCTATTGTATTATTAGCTATAATTTGCGGATTGATATCGTGCAATTCTAAAAATGAAAAAACTCAAGAGAAAATTGCCGATAACCAAGAACTAATTGAGATCTATAAAGCCGATCAGGGAGATCGTAGAACAGATAAGATAGATTGGAATGTTGTAGGAAAGCGAGATAGCATAAGAAAGGCAAGAGTTTCTGAATTATTAGATTCGAATAAGGTGCTTACCTCACAGGATTATCATCATGCCGCTATGCTTTTTCAGCATGGAGGAGATTCCATTGCTTACGGAATGGCTGTGAAATTAATGAAGAAATCGATTGAGTTGGATTCAACGGCTAACAAATGGTTATTGGCCGCTGCAATTGATAGAAACCTTTTGAGTAGGCAAAAGCCGCAGATTTATGGTACGCAATATTGGAGAATGAATGATGAGCCTTGGGAGATGCGCGATATGGATACAACGCTTATTACTGATGCAGAGCGAATAGAATATGGTGTAGGTACTTTGGCTCAACAAAAAGAAAAGCTAAAGCAGATGAATCGCAAAAAGCTAAACGAATTGGTGAAGGAAGGAAAAACGACAGATGAATTAATTCAGTTCATAAAAAGCGAAGATCCCGACTTATCAAAATACGATATCTCCGAAAGAGGAGTTAATAGTTTTGCCTATGAATTGTGGGCACAAGGAAAAGAAAAAGAGGCTTTGAAGGTTTTTAAATTGAATACAGAATTGTATCCAAAAGGTTATAATGCTTTTGATAGTTACGGCGAATGCCTTTTGAAGTTAGGCGATAAAGCAAATGCAATAAAGGCTTATCAAAAATCATTAGAATTAAATCCTAAGAATAAAAATGCTGAGAAAGTACTGGCAGAAATAAACAGCTAA